The region TTTTTCAAACCGGCAGATTTGCAAGATTTGGCGGCGTTTTTGCGATCATTGCCTAAAGGTGAACCGCTCTATTGGGTTGGTTTGGGCAGTAATTTGTTGGTGCGTGATGGCGGTATTCGCGGCACGGTGATTTATACCACTGGGCTATTGGCGCAGATGAATATTGTCGGAGACAATATGCTGCGCGTGGAAGCGGGCGTGCCCTGCGCAAAAGTCGCCAGGTTTGGTACGCACAATGATTTGATCGGTGCAGAGTTTTTAGCGGGTATCCCCGGTACGATGGGGGGCGCGCTGGCGATGAATGCGGGGGCGTTCGGTGGTGAAACTTGGGCGATTGTCCGGCAGGTGGAAATGATGAACCGCCAGGGAAAAATTGTGACCCGCACGCCAGAGGAATTTGAGGTTGGTTATCGTCATGTGAGCGGCAGAGATGACGAATGGTTCGTTGCCGCGACTTTGCAGTTGACTCCGGGTGACGGAGAGGCGGCAAAGCAGCGGATAAAAGCCTTGTTGGCAAAACGAGGCGCAACCCAGCCGACCAAGCTGCCCAGTTGTGGTTCGGTGTTTCGCAATCCTCCGGGAGATTACG is a window of Gammaproteobacteria bacterium DNA encoding:
- the murB gene encoding UDP-N-acetylmuramate dehydrogenase, producing FFKPADLQDLAAFLRSLPKGEPLYWVGLGSNLLVRDGGIRGTVIYTTGLLAQMNIVGDNMLRVEAGVPCAKVARFGTHNDLIGAEFLAGIPGTMGGALAMNAGAFGGETWAIVRQVEMMNRQGKIVTRTPEEFEVGYRHVSGRDDEWFVAATLQLTPGDGEAAKQRIKALLAKRGATQPTKLPSCGSVFRNPPGDYAARLIEAAGLKGIGRGGACVSEKHANFIVNMGGATAEEIETLLFWVQSQVEKQYGVKLVPEVKIIGDALDAERVDG